Proteins co-encoded in one Christiangramia fulva genomic window:
- a CDS encoding sigma-70 family RNA polymerase sigma factor, producing MRQLKITKQVTNRETASLDKYLQEIGKVDLITADEEVELAQRIKAGDNRALEKLTKANLRFVVSVAKQYQNQGLTLPDLINEGNLGLIKAAKRFDETRGFKFISYAVWWIRQSILQALAEQSRIVRLPLNKIGSINKINKTFAFLEQSHERPPSAEEIAKELDMTINDVKESMKNSGRHVSMDAPLVEGEDSNLYDVLRSGESPNPDKELLHESLRTEIERALETLTPREADVIRLYFGLGDQHPMTLEEIGETFDLTRERVRQIKEKAIRRLKHTSRSKILKTYLG from the coding sequence ATGAGACAACTGAAGATTACGAAGCAGGTTACCAATCGTGAAACTGCTTCGCTGGATAAGTATTTGCAGGAGATAGGAAAAGTAGATTTAATTACTGCCGATGAAGAGGTAGAACTGGCGCAGAGAATTAAAGCTGGTGATAACCGTGCTCTGGAAAAACTTACAAAAGCAAACCTTCGTTTCGTCGTTTCTGTAGCAAAACAATATCAAAATCAAGGTCTTACCCTTCCCGATCTTATCAACGAAGGTAACCTTGGTCTTATAAAAGCTGCAAAACGTTTCGATGAAACCAGAGGTTTTAAATTTATTTCTTATGCCGTTTGGTGGATTCGTCAATCCATCCTTCAGGCGCTGGCTGAGCAATCCCGTATTGTTCGCTTACCTCTGAACAAGATCGGATCTATTAATAAGATCAACAAGACTTTTGCTTTTCTTGAGCAGTCTCACGAGAGGCCACCAAGTGCTGAAGAGATCGCAAAAGAACTTGACATGACCATTAATGACGTTAAGGAATCTATGAAGAATTCCGGTCGTCATGTTTCGATGGACGCTCCTTTGGTAGAAGGTGAAGATTCTAACCTTTATGATGTACTTCGTTCTGGTGAATCACCAAATCCAGATAAAGAACTGCTCCATGAGTCATTAAGAACTGAAATTGAACGAGCTTTGGAAACCCTTACTCCGCGTGAAGCTGATGTAATTAGGTTATATTTTGGTCTTGGAGATCAACATCCCATGACTTTGGAAGAGATTGGCGAGACTTTTGATCTAACAAGGGAGAGAGTTAGGCAAATTAAAGAAAAAGCCATAAGAAGATTGAAGCATACGTCCAGAAGTAAAATTTTAAAAACGTATCTTGGTTAA
- the accD gene encoding acetyl-CoA carboxylase, carboxyltransferase subunit beta encodes MAWFKRTQKGIQTPTEEKKDVPKGLWYKSPTGKIVDAEQLESNFYVSPEDGYHVRIGSAEYFKILFDDNKFKELDKGMTAQDPLNFEDTKKYTDRLKAAQEKTGLKDAVRCAVGKSKGKELVIACMDFKFVGGSMGSVVGEKIARAADYAIEHKLPLMIISKSGGARMQEAALSLMQLAKTSVKLAQLAEAKLPYISLCTDPTTGGTTASFAMLGDINISEPGALIGFAGPRVVKDTTGKDLPKDFQTAEFLLEKGFLDFIVKRSQLKDKINLYLDLIQNQTIRA; translated from the coding sequence ATGGCGTGGTTTAAAAGAACACAAAAAGGAATTCAAACTCCTACTGAAGAGAAAAAGGATGTTCCCAAAGGTTTGTGGTACAAATCGCCAACCGGAAAGATCGTTGATGCTGAACAGCTGGAAAGCAATTTTTATGTGAGCCCTGAGGATGGTTATCATGTTAGAATTGGAAGTGCCGAATATTTTAAAATTCTTTTTGATGATAATAAGTTTAAAGAACTTGATAAAGGCATGACTGCCCAGGATCCTTTGAACTTTGAAGACACTAAAAAATATACCGATCGTTTAAAAGCTGCCCAGGAAAAGACCGGCTTAAAAGATGCCGTTCGCTGTGCTGTTGGAAAATCTAAAGGTAAAGAGCTGGTAATTGCCTGTATGGATTTTAAATTCGTTGGAGGGAGTATGGGCTCCGTCGTAGGTGAAAAAATTGCCCGTGCAGCAGATTATGCCATTGAACACAAGCTTCCATTAATGATTATTTCCAAATCTGGTGGCGCTCGAATGCAGGAAGCCGCTTTAAGTTTGATGCAACTCGCCAAAACTTCAGTTAAATTGGCTCAGCTTGCAGAAGCAAAACTTCCTTATATTTCTCTTTGCACCGATCCTACAACTGGAGGAACTACCGCTTCTTTTGCCATGTTGGGAGATATCAATATTTCTGAACCAGGCGCATTAATTGGCTTTGCCGGTCCCCGCGTTGTAAAAGACACCACCGGGAAGGACCTTCCAAAAGATTTTCAAACAGCTGAATTCCTTTTAGAAAAAGGCTTTCTTGATTTCATTGTAAAACGATCCCAGCTTAAAGACAAGATCAACCTTTACCTGGATCTAATTCAGAATCAAACTATTAGAGCCTGA
- the rpsO gene encoding 30S ribosomal protein S15, with translation MYLTKEKKEEIFEKYGSSKNDTGSAEGQIALFTYRIAHLSDHLKTNRKDFNSERSLVRLVGKRRSLLDYLMKKDIMRYRAIVKELGLRK, from the coding sequence ATGTATTTAACAAAAGAAAAGAAAGAAGAGATCTTCGAAAAATACGGTAGCAGTAAGAATGACACCGGTTCTGCTGAAGGTCAAATCGCATTGTTCACTTACCGAATTGCACACCTCTCTGATCACCTGAAGACCAATCGCAAAGACTTTAACTCTGAGCGCTCACTGGTAAGACTGGTTGGTAAAAGAAGAAGTCTTTTAGACTACCTTATGAAAAAAGACATTATGAGGTATCGTGCCATCGTAAAGGAACTTGGATTAAGAAAATAA
- the fbaA gene encoding class II fructose-bisphosphate aldolase, which yields MSHNIKPGVATGKEVQEIFRYAKEKGFALPAVNVIGSSNINAVLETASELNSPVIIQFSNGGAQFNAGKGLSNENERAAIAGGIAGAKHVHEMAKHYGASVIMHTDHCAKKLLPWIDGLLDASEKHYETFGIPLYSSHMIDLSEESIEENMDICKRYLKRMSKMGMTLEIELGITGGEEDGVDNTDVDSSKLYTQPEEVAYAYEELSKVSDQFTIAAAFGNVHGVYKPGNVKLTPKILKNSQDYITEKYKVGNNHIDFVFHGGSGSTVEEIREAIGYGVIKMNIDTDLQYAYLEGIRDYMASKKDYLAAQIGNPEGPDSPNKKYYDPRKWIREGELTFKARLKKAFEDLNNVNTL from the coding sequence AAGTTCAGGAGATTTTCAGATATGCGAAGGAAAAAGGATTTGCCCTTCCCGCAGTAAACGTAATTGGATCCAGCAACATTAATGCTGTTCTGGAAACGGCATCCGAATTAAATTCACCTGTAATTATTCAGTTTTCTAATGGTGGAGCCCAGTTTAATGCCGGTAAAGGATTATCTAATGAAAATGAACGTGCTGCCATAGCAGGTGGAATCGCAGGAGCGAAACATGTGCATGAAATGGCTAAACATTATGGAGCTTCAGTGATCATGCATACAGATCACTGCGCTAAAAAACTCCTTCCGTGGATAGACGGCCTCCTCGATGCCAGTGAAAAGCACTATGAAACTTTCGGAATCCCACTTTACAGCTCTCATATGATTGATCTTTCAGAAGAATCAATTGAAGAAAATATGGATATCTGTAAAAGATACCTGAAGAGAATGTCAAAAATGGGAATGACTCTTGAAATTGAATTGGGGATCACCGGAGGTGAAGAAGATGGTGTTGACAATACCGATGTAGATTCCTCAAAATTGTACACTCAGCCTGAAGAAGTTGCTTATGCTTATGAAGAACTAAGCAAAGTGAGCGACCAGTTTACTATCGCTGCTGCTTTTGGTAATGTTCACGGAGTTTATAAGCCGGGTAACGTAAAACTTACTCCAAAAATCCTTAAAAATTCGCAGGATTATATTACCGAAAAATATAAGGTAGGTAATAATCATATCGATTTCGTTTTCCACGGCGGAAGTGGTTCTACAGTTGAAGAAATTCGTGAAGCCATAGGATACGGTGTTATTAAAATGAACATAGATACGGATCTTCAGTATGCATATCTGGAAGGTATTAGGGATTACATGGCGAGTAAAAAAGATTATTTGGCCGCTCAAATAGGGAATCCTGAAGGTCCCGATTCACCAAATAAAAAATATTATGATCCTCGTAAATGGATTCGTGAGGGTGAATTAACCTTCAAAGCCAGACTCAAAAAAGCTTTTGAAGATCTGAATAACGTAAACACTTTATAA
- a CDS encoding polyribonucleotide nucleotidyltransferase produces the protein MIPKTFNEVIELEDGRTISLETGKLAKQAHGSVVVQMGNAMLLCTVVSSYTPTTMDFFPLTLDYREKFAAAGRFPGGYFKREARPSSEEILVMRLVDRVLRPLFPKDYKFETQVMIQLMSHDDEVMPDALAGLAASAAIQLSDIPFETPISEVRVARINGEFVINPSRTQLEDADIDMMVGASEDSVMMVEGEMDECSEEEMADAIKFAHEAIKVQCRAQVRLAEAFGKKPTREYETARTNEEIQKKVHDATYQKAYDIAKGGTSKKERTDAFSELKEEVKSLFTEEELEENGDLISKYFAESHKNAVRDLTLKEGIRLDGRKTTEIRPIWCEVGYLPSTHGSAIFTRGETQALATVTLGTSREANQVDLPTQQGEETFYLHYNFPPFSTGEAYPIRGTSRREIGHGNLAQRALKGMIPADCPYTVRVVSEVLESNGSSSMATVCAGTMALMDSGVQLKKPVSGIAMGLISDGDNYAVLSDILGDEDHLGDMDFKVTGTADGITACQMDIKIKGLSYEILVNALKQARDGRLHILGKLTETISEPNENVKPYAPKIITRRIPNEFIGALIGPGGKVIQELQKETKTEIVINEDPVTEEGIVEILGTDQAGIDKVLAKIDSITFKPEKGSIYEVKVIKILDFGAVVEYLDAPGNEVLLHISELAWDRTNNVTDVVNLGDVIDVKYFGIDPKTRKEKVSRKALLPRPERSESDNRDRNRDSNRGDRGDRGNDRRDNRNRDNRNKGNKREE, from the coding sequence ATGATTCCAAAGACTTTTAATGAGGTTATCGAGCTGGAAGATGGAAGAACCATTTCCCTCGAAACCGGAAAATTAGCAAAACAGGCTCACGGGTCGGTTGTTGTGCAAATGGGAAATGCAATGCTGCTTTGTACAGTAGTATCTTCTTACACTCCCACTACCATGGATTTCTTTCCATTAACTCTTGACTATCGCGAAAAATTTGCCGCTGCAGGACGTTTTCCTGGTGGATATTTCAAAAGAGAAGCCAGGCCAAGTAGCGAGGAAATTCTTGTAATGCGTCTGGTAGACCGAGTATTGCGACCACTTTTCCCAAAAGATTACAAATTCGAGACCCAGGTGATGATCCAGCTGATGTCTCATGATGATGAAGTGATGCCCGATGCGCTTGCCGGGCTTGCAGCTTCGGCAGCAATTCAGTTGTCAGACATTCCTTTTGAAACTCCTATTTCTGAAGTACGCGTTGCGCGAATTAACGGTGAATTCGTTATCAACCCAAGCAGAACACAACTTGAAGACGCCGATATCGATATGATGGTTGGTGCTTCTGAAGATTCAGTAATGATGGTTGAAGGTGAAATGGATGAATGTAGTGAAGAAGAAATGGCAGATGCTATTAAATTCGCTCATGAAGCCATCAAAGTTCAGTGTAGAGCTCAGGTAAGACTTGCCGAAGCTTTCGGTAAAAAGCCAACCCGCGAGTACGAAACTGCAAGAACCAACGAAGAAATTCAGAAAAAAGTGCACGACGCCACTTATCAAAAAGCCTATGATATCGCTAAAGGCGGGACCAGCAAAAAAGAAAGAACCGATGCTTTTTCCGAATTAAAGGAAGAAGTAAAATCCCTTTTCACTGAAGAAGAACTCGAAGAAAACGGAGATTTAATTTCAAAATATTTTGCTGAATCCCACAAGAATGCGGTAAGAGATCTTACTCTCAAAGAAGGAATTCGCCTTGACGGAAGAAAAACCACCGAAATCCGCCCAATCTGGTGCGAAGTTGGTTACCTCCCTTCCACTCACGGTTCCGCTATTTTTACAAGAGGTGAAACTCAGGCTCTTGCAACAGTAACCCTTGGTACTTCAAGAGAAGCCAACCAGGTTGACCTGCCAACACAACAGGGAGAAGAAACTTTTTACCTGCATTACAACTTTCCTCCTTTTTCCACAGGAGAAGCATATCCTATTAGAGGAACGTCAAGACGGGAGATCGGGCACGGAAACCTTGCACAACGTGCCTTAAAAGGAATGATCCCGGCAGATTGTCCTTATACTGTACGTGTAGTTTCTGAAGTACTTGAATCCAACGGTTCATCGTCTATGGCTACTGTTTGTGCAGGAACAATGGCACTTATGGATTCAGGGGTACAGCTTAAAAAACCTGTTTCCGGAATCGCGATGGGATTGATCTCTGACGGAGACAATTATGCCGTACTTTCAGATATTCTCGGTGATGAGGATCATTTGGGAGACATGGACTTTAAAGTTACCGGTACTGCAGATGGTATTACAGCCTGCCAAATGGATATCAAAATCAAAGGTCTTTCTTATGAGATACTTGTAAATGCTTTAAAACAGGCACGTGACGGCAGATTACATATTCTTGGCAAATTAACTGAAACCATTTCCGAGCCTAATGAAAATGTGAAGCCTTATGCTCCAAAGATCATAACAAGAAGAATTCCTAACGAATTCATTGGAGCTTTGATAGGACCTGGAGGAAAAGTAATTCAGGAACTTCAGAAAGAAACCAAAACCGAGATCGTTATCAACGAAGATCCTGTAACTGAAGAAGGAATTGTTGAAATTCTGGGTACAGATCAGGCTGGAATTGACAAAGTTCTTGCGAAGATCGATTCTATTACCTTTAAACCTGAAAAAGGCAGTATTTACGAGGTAAAAGTAATTAAGATCCTTGATTTTGGTGCTGTGGTGGAATATCTTGATGCTCCAGGAAATGAGGTTCTGCTTCATATTTCTGAACTTGCCTGGGATCGCACCAATAATGTGACCGACGTAGTCAATTTAGGAGATGTGATAGATGTGAAATATTTCGGAATTGATCCTAAGACCAGGAAAGAAAAGGTTTCCAGAAAAGCTCTTTTACCAAGGCCCGAAAGATCTGAAAGCGATAATCGCGACAGAAACCGTGATAGCAATCGTGGAGATCGTGGAGATCGCGGAAATGACCGAAGAGATAATAGAAATCGGGATAACCGAAATAAAGGAAACAAAAGAGAAGAATAG